The Miscanthus floridulus cultivar M001 chromosome 17, ASM1932011v1, whole genome shotgun sequence genome has a window encoding:
- the LOC136516043 gene encoding mitogen-activated protein kinase kinase kinase 18-like: MAMAVSGGRWTRVRTLGRGASGAEVFLAADHDSGELFAVKSAPAASAGAELLRRERGLMAGLRSPHVVPCIGGRGGRDGSYQLFLEFAPGGSLADAVARNGGRGLDERAVAAYAADVAAGLAYVHGAGLVHGDVKPRNVVIGGDGRAKLADFGCARMAADGDGPIGGTPAFMAPEVARGEAQGPPADVWALGCTVIEMATGRAPWAGVDDVLAAVRLIGYTDAVPEVPRWLSAEAKDFLGRCLARRPSDRATAVQLLEHPFIASASGTSDCRAALDLDAAKGRWVSPKSTLDAAFWESDSDDDHHDVVSAQSTAERIGALACPSSALPDWDSDEGWIDVLSAPAETSSSDATNATADEDVPCIDDGGAGSEEEARAEAAEPLDIDVDGAHNVGETDASPDHERHLRVNSPCDGEVPCKLLCDTNNAMDFVLAPILLCSSPLWICRNFLLFFFQNPLFLWF, translated from the coding sequence ATGGCGATGGCCGTGAGCGGGGGGAGGTGGACGCGGGTGCGGACGCTGGGCCGCGGCGCGTCGGGGGCGGAGGTGTTCCTGGCCGCCGACCACGATTCCGGGGAGCTGTTCGCGGTCAAGTCCGCGCCGGCGGCGTCGGCGGGCGCGGAGCTGCTGCGGCGGGAGCGGGGGCTCATGGCGGGACTCCGCTCGCCGCACGTCGTCCCCTGCATCGGCGGCCGCGGCGGGCGCGACGGCTCGTACCAGCTCTTCCTCGAGTTCGCGCCGGGGGGCTCGCTGGCCGACGCCGTGGCCAGGAATGGCGGGCGCGGGCTCGACGAGCGCGCCGTCGCGGCGTACGCGGCCGACGTCGCCGCGGGCCTCGCGTACGTCCACGGGGCGGGGCTCGTGCACGGCGACGTCAAGCCGCGGAACGTCGTCATCGGCGGCGATGGCCGCGCCAAGCTCGCCGACTTCGGGTGCGCGAGGATGGCGGCCGACGGCGACGGGCCGATCGGCGGCACGCCTGCGTTCATGGCGCCGGAGGTGGCGCGCGGGGAGGCGCAGGGCCCGCCCGCCGACGTCTGGGCGCTTGGGTGCACCGTCATCGAGATGGCCACGGGACGCGCGCCCTGGGCCGGCGTGGACGACGTGCTCGCCGCGGTGCGCCTCATCGGGTACACGGACGCCGTTCCCGAGGTGCCCCGGTGGCTGTCCGCCGAGGCCAAGGACTTCCTGGGCAGGTGCCTGGCGCGGCGCCCCAGCGACCGGGCCACGGCGGTGCAGCTGCTGGAGCACCCGTTCATCGCCTCCGCCAGCGGCACCTCCGACTGCCGGGCGGCGCTGGACCTGGACGCCGCCAAGGGCAGGTGGGTGTCGCCCAAGAGCACGCTGGACGCGGCATTCTGGGAGTCCGACAGCGACGACGACCACCACGACGTGGTGTCGGCACAGAGCACCGCCGAGAGGATCGGGGCGCTGGCCTGCCCCTCTTCGGCGCTGCCGGACTGGGACTCCGACGAGGGCTGGATCGACGTGCTCTCTGCTCCCGCCGAAACATCGTCGTCCGACGCGACGAACGCGACAGCGGACGAGGACGTCCCTTGCATCGACGATGGCGGTGCCGGAAGCGAGGAAGAAGCGAGGGCAGAGGCCGCCGAGCCCCTCGACATTGACGTTGACGGCGCCCACAATGTAGGAGAAACCGACGCTTCACCTGATCACGAGCGGCATCTCCGTGTGAATTCACCCTGTGATGGTGAAGTTCCATGTAAATTACTGTGTGACACAAACAATGCAATGGATTTCGTTCTTGCCCCAATTTTGCTCTGTTCATCCCCACTCTGGATTTGCAGaaactttcttcttttcttttttcaaaaTCCTCTCTTTCTgtggttttaa